A genomic segment from candidate division TA06 bacterium encodes:
- a CDS encoding sugar transferase, producing MNLRKNWGEVFPALALLTDCLAAWLSAGLTQWIWFELLPFAKSGRASVPELKLWVLLAYVFWLALIGSYRRVGKQPRSEQVLDLLKAALYSLIALITIVFVFKGYHYSRGYIVLYFIITPVFLSLSRLLLFNLNVDRMQKGWGVKNAVIVGSGRSAKAILDHLIINHALGYRIVGFLVEAPKDLSFSYCGIKALGLYSECHQALARQEVEEVFIPDLSRHLADYSQVLDYCRSHKIEVRIVSHRTDLLARVAGIYDMAGISLFRAHHQTVQKSYRVFKRLVDVLGSGLGLLLLSPVFGLSAVLIKQDSPGPVFFRQTRLGEGGREFKLYKFRTMFLGAEKNKHRLMEQNEADGPIFKIRNDPRITPVGRWLRRLSLDELPQLINVFLGEMSLVGPRPPLPAEVSQYKEWHKRRLEGPQGMTGLWQVSGRSELSFEEMVLLDIYYLEHGSPVLDIEILFKTLPAVILGGGAY from the coding sequence ATGAACTTAAGAAAAAACTGGGGGGAAGTATTTCCGGCCCTGGCTTTGTTGACCGACTGCCTGGCGGCCTGGCTTTCGGCTGGCCTGACCCAGTGGATCTGGTTTGAGCTGCTGCCATTTGCCAAGTCGGGCCGGGCCTCAGTGCCAGAGTTGAAATTGTGGGTCCTGCTGGCCTATGTGTTTTGGCTGGCTCTGATCGGCAGCTACCGCCGGGTGGGAAAGCAACCGCGATCGGAACAAGTGCTGGACCTTTTAAAGGCAGCCCTCTATAGTCTGATTGCGCTGATCACCATTGTCTTCGTATTCAAGGGGTACCACTATTCCAGGGGTTACATCGTTCTGTATTTTATAATTACGCCGGTATTTCTGTCCCTAAGCCGGTTGCTGCTGTTCAATTTGAATGTTGACCGGATGCAGAAAGGCTGGGGGGTAAAGAATGCGGTGATCGTGGGCAGCGGCCGTTCCGCCAAGGCGATCCTGGATCATTTGATAATCAATCATGCCTTGGGGTATAGGATAGTAGGTTTTTTAGTGGAAGCACCCAAGGACCTGAGTTTCAGCTATTGCGGGATAAAGGCCCTGGGCCTTTACTCGGAATGTCATCAAGCCCTGGCCAGGCAGGAAGTGGAGGAAGTATTCATTCCCGATCTCTCCCGCCATTTGGCCGATTACAGCCAGGTTCTTGACTACTGCCGCAGCCATAAGATAGAAGTGCGGATCGTATCCCACCGCACCGACCTGTTGGCCCGGGTGGCCGGAATCTATGATATGGCCGGAATATCCTTGTTCCGGGCGCATCACCAGACGGTCCAGAAGTCCTACCGGGTCTTCAAGCGATTAGTGGATGTCCTGGGTTCCGGTTTAGGTCTGTTGCTGCTTTCGCCGGTATTCGGGCTGTCGGCTGTGCTAATAAAGCAGGATTCTCCCGGTCCGGTATTCTTCCGGCAGACCAGGCTGGGTGAGGGCGGCCGGGAGTTCAAACTTTACAAGTTCCGCACCATGTTCCTGGGGGCAGAAAAAAACAAGCACCGGCTGATGGAGCAGAACGAAGCCGACGGTCCGATCTTTAAGATCCGCAACGATCCCCGGATCACTCCGGTGGGGCGCTGGCTGCGGCGCTTAAGCTTGGATGAATTGCCCCAGCTGATCAACGTATTCCTGGGAGAGATGAGCCTGGTGGGTCCCCGTCCTCCCCTGCCGGCCGAAGTATCCCAGTATAAGGAGTGGCACAAAAGGCGCCTGGAAGGCCCCCAGGGCATGACCGGCTTATGGCAGGTTTCGGGGCGCAGTGAACTATCCTTTGAAGAGATGGTGCTTCTGGATATATATTATCTGGAGCACGGGTCCCCTGTTCTGGATATTGAAATACTTTTCAAAACACTGCCGGCAGTGATCCTGGGCGGGGGGGCATACTAG
- a CDS encoding MFS transporter yields MIRLGWVSLLTDISSEMLYPLVPIFLTTVLGAPMAALGLMEGLAESVSNVLKIFSGWWSDQAGKRRPFVIGGYSLSAFSKPLLVFAQFLGWPFVLAMRILDRTGKGLRTSARDALIADYTPESQRGKAFGLHRAMDSLGAVLGPLAALFFMSKMTSTDPAAQALSYRQVFLWAFVPAVLGVALLLLVKEKPFTARYKKPRFGWKSFNRDFKIFIFINLIFAIGNSSDVFLIIRAKDLFAGTANAVVTVILAYVLYNLTYSLGSYPAGLLADRFGSRKVYTFGLLLFSLVYLGFAFNNHPAMVWVLFAVYGFYTAFTDGVGKAYASKLVPEDLRATGMGVYHMSSGLATFAASAAAGLLWQVFGFRAAFLYGAGAALLAVVLFVFLVKGKK; encoded by the coding sequence GTGATCCGGCTGGGCTGGGTCAGCCTGCTGACGGACATTTCCTCGGAAATGCTGTATCCCTTGGTGCCGATATTCCTGACCACAGTGCTGGGGGCGCCGATGGCGGCCCTGGGCCTGATGGAGGGCCTGGCCGAGAGCGTTTCCAATGTCCTCAAGATCTTCTCCGGCTGGTGGTCGGATCAGGCCGGCAAACGAAGGCCCTTCGTGATCGGGGGGTACTCCCTGTCGGCCTTCTCTAAACCGCTGCTGGTCTTTGCCCAGTTCCTGGGCTGGCCCTTCGTGCTGGCCATGCGCATCCTGGACCGCACCGGAAAGGGATTAAGGACCTCGGCCCGTGACGCCCTGATCGCCGATTACACCCCGGAATCGCAGAGGGGCAAGGCTTTTGGACTGCACCGGGCCATGGATTCCCTAGGGGCGGTGCTGGGACCGCTGGCCGCCCTGTTCTTCATGAGCAAAATGACCTCCACCGATCCGGCCGCCCAGGCCCTGTCGTATCGACAGGTCTTTCTCTGGGCCTTCGTCCCGGCTGTGCTGGGGGTAGCGCTGTTGCTCCTGGTAAAGGAGAAGCCGTTTACCGCCCGGTATAAAAAGCCCCGTTTCGGATGGAAGTCGTTCAACCGGGATTTCAAGATATTCATCTTCATCAACCTGATCTTTGCCATCGGCAATTCGTCGGATGTCTTTCTGATCATCCGGGCCAAGGACCTTTTTGCCGGGACAGCAAACGCCGTGGTGACGGTCATTCTGGCATACGTGCTCTACAATCTGACCTATTCCCTGGGGTCCTACCCCGCCGGACTGCTGGCCGACCGGTTCGGCTCCAGAAAGGTCTACACTTTCGGGCTGTTGCTGTTCAGTCTGGTATATCTGGGATTCGCCTTCAACAATCATCCTGCCATGGTCTGGGTCTTGTTCGCGGTCTATGGTTTCTACACCGCCTTCACCGACGGGGTGGGAAAGGCCTATGCCTCCAAGCTGGTGCCGGAAGATCTGCGAGCCACCGGGATGGGAGTGTACCACATGTCCTCCGGGCTGGCCACTTTCGCCGCCAGCGCCGCCGCCGGGTTGCTGTGGCAGGTTTTTGGATTCAGGGCAGCATTTCTCTATGGAGCGGGAGCCGCCCTGCTGGCGGTGGTACTGTTTGTATTTTTAGTTAAGGGGAAAAAGTAA
- a CDS encoding ABC transporter ATP-binding protein: MTAVIEAVNVGRTFKAPKGAIKVLSEVTLSIGKGQTIAITGASGSGKSTLLQILGCLDRPTAGQVMIEGQDTSDLSDHELASLRNKSMGFVFQFHHLLPEFCAWENVAMPLLVRGQSLTQAEEASRKILGSLGLEDRAEHKPSELSGGEQQRVAIARAVVTNPLVLLADEPTGNLDRATGQNVAQLLWELNQNTGIALVIVTHNQEIAQRAQLTLELKDGKLWTR; this comes from the coding sequence ATGACCGCAGTCATAGAGGCTGTAAATGTCGGCCGAACATTCAAGGCTCCCAAAGGGGCCATTAAGGTCTTGTCAGAAGTTACCCTGTCCATAGGAAAAGGCCAGACCATAGCCATCACCGGGGCATCCGGTTCCGGCAAATCAACCCTATTGCAGATACTAGGCTGCCTGGACCGGCCCACCGCCGGCCAGGTGATGATCGAAGGCCAGGACACGTCCGATCTTTCGGACCATGAATTGGCGTCTCTGCGGAACAAAAGCATGGGTTTCGTTTTCCAGTTCCATCATCTGCTGCCGGAATTCTGCGCCTGGGAGAATGTGGCCATGCCGCTGCTGGTGAGGGGCCAGTCCCTGACCCAGGCCGAGGAAGCAAGCCGGAAGATACTTGGCAGTCTTGGATTGGAGGATCGGGCCGAACACAAGCCCAGTGAACTTTCGGGCGGAGAACAGCAGCGGGTGGCTATCGCCCGGGCCGTGGTCACCAATCCCTTAGTGCTGCTGGCCGACGAGCCCACCGGCAACCTGGACCGGGCCACGGGCCAGAACGTGGCCCAGCTTTTATGGGAGCTCAACCAAAACACCGGCATAGCGCTGGTGATCGTCACCCACAATCAGGAAATAGCCCAAAGGGCGCAACTCACACTGGAATTAAAGGACGGAAAACTGTGGACCAGATAA
- the lptB gene encoding LPS export ABC transporter ATP-binding protein, which yields MGAQPKHRHSAGDRHPQSGNSPKGATHTGIKGRKTVDQIKERQTLRTEGIFKSYKKHRAVNGISLEVKQGEVVGLLGPNGAGKTTTFNIITGLLKPDSGKVLLDQTEITGLPMYQRARLGLGYLTQEASVFRKLSVEDNIMAILEMMPLNKEQRQERLKSLLSELNIDHLAKKKAYAISGGERRRVEVTRALVTNPSFLLLDEPFTGIDPIARADIQQVVVKLKDRGIGVLITDHNVRETLEITDRAYVIYEGKVFAAGTPQEIVDHSGAREKFLGEKFTL from the coding sequence ATGGGAGCTCAACCAAAACACCGGCATAGCGCTGGTGATCGTCACCCACAATCAGGAAATAGCCCAAAGGGCGCAACTCACACTGGAATTAAAGGACGGAAAACTGTGGACCAGATAAAAGAACGGCAGACCCTGAGAACAGAGGGAATATTTAAAAGCTACAAAAAGCACCGGGCGGTAAACGGGATCTCCCTTGAAGTAAAGCAGGGCGAGGTGGTCGGCTTGCTTGGGCCCAACGGGGCCGGCAAGACCACCACCTTCAACATCATCACCGGTCTTTTGAAACCTGATTCCGGCAAGGTGCTTTTAGACCAGACCGAGATCACCGGCCTGCCCATGTACCAAAGGGCTAGGCTGGGGCTGGGTTACCTGACCCAGGAGGCTTCGGTCTTTAGGAAACTTTCGGTGGAGGACAACATCATGGCCATCCTGGAGATGATGCCGCTGAACAAGGAGCAGCGCCAGGAACGATTGAAATCACTGCTGAGCGAACTCAACATAGATCATCTGGCCAAGAAGAAGGCCTATGCCATCTCCGGCGGCGAGCGGAGGCGGGTGGAGGTGACCCGGGCCCTGGTCACCAATCCCTCCTTCCTGCTTTTGGACGAGCCCTTTACCGGGATCGATCCCATCGCCCGGGCCGACATCCAGCAGGTGGTGGTCAAGCTTAAGGACCGGGGGATCGGGGTACTGATCACCGACCACAATGTGCGGGAGACTCTGGAGATCACCGACCGGGCCTATGTGATCTATGAAGGCAAAGTTTTTGCCGCCGGCACCCCCCAGGAGATAGTGGACCACTCCGGGGCCCGGGAGAAATTTTTGGGAGAGAAGTTCACCCTGTGA
- a CDS encoding M3 family oligoendopeptidase, protein MPKQELQWNLNDIIARNKFDDFARTFEKNILKLGDHYKALSPAMPEESFRRMMSFTEKLKEDANRLSSFGSLWMSVDINSQDAMLYKSRAQDLMVSHTQALIPITQWLMGKPVEGLRRLDDANAQRLFKAVPDLEYVLAYQRRGAVHTLDQDVEKVMTRKKVTGADPLNELYNLISDGFEYRFKPKGKKEKVFKTQSQVRAYFYSSSPAERQAAYQALFQPYRDNISKFYVIYQALAKDWDQDAKDRNFVSPMSMRNFYNQVPDKAIETLLKVSADNAGIYQEYFRLKARLLGVKKLRRYDIYSPLEKQRSSMPFDRAKALVLDIFKEFSPGLAQNARQIFEAGHIDTHPRPGKEAGAFCAMITPSTTPYILLNYTGDNSSVMTMAHELGHGAHDLYASAHSVTPAETTLPLAETASTTAEMLVFERLLSQTKSDREKRAMLLEKIGDSYATVMRQAYFVKFEMAAHQLLLQGAKESQLSDLYLKMLREQFGSSLDVADEFRHEWAYIAHIFKTPFYCYAYNFGELLSMALYARYKKEGRSFVPKIEKILSYGGSQSPELILEQVGIDMCSASFWQGSYDVVRGWLEELKRLSK, encoded by the coding sequence ATGCCCAAACAGGAACTGCAATGGAACCTGAACGACATCATCGCCCGGAATAAGTTTGACGATTTCGCCCGGACCTTTGAGAAGAACATTCTGAAACTGGGCGACCATTACAAAGCCCTATCCCCGGCCATGCCGGAAGAAAGCTTCCGCCGAATGATGTCCTTCACCGAAAAGCTCAAGGAGGACGCCAACCGGTTGAGTTCCTTCGGCTCGCTCTGGATGTCGGTGGACATCAACTCCCAGGATGCTATGCTTTACAAATCCCGGGCCCAGGACCTGATGGTCAGCCACACCCAGGCCCTGATCCCCATCACCCAGTGGCTGATGGGCAAGCCGGTGGAGGGCCTGCGCCGGCTAGATGACGCCAACGCCCAAAGGCTTTTTAAGGCGGTGCCGGACCTGGAATATGTTCTTGCCTACCAGCGCCGGGGGGCGGTCCATACTTTGGACCAGGACGTGGAAAAAGTGATGACCCGCAAGAAGGTCACCGGGGCCGACCCCCTGAACGAGCTTTACAACCTGATCAGCGACGGCTTTGAATACCGCTTTAAGCCCAAGGGCAAAAAAGAAAAAGTATTCAAGACCCAGAGCCAGGTCCGGGCTTACTTTTACAGCTCCAGCCCGGCCGAACGCCAGGCCGCCTACCAGGCGCTTTTCCAGCCCTACCGGGACAACATCTCCAAGTTCTACGTCATCTACCAGGCCCTGGCCAAGGACTGGGATCAGGACGCCAAAGACCGGAATTTTGTGTCTCCGATGTCCATGCGCAATTTTTACAACCAGGTTCCGGATAAGGCCATCGAAACCCTGCTGAAGGTCAGCGCCGACAATGCCGGGATCTACCAGGAATATTTCCGGCTTAAGGCCCGGCTGCTGGGGGTTAAAAAACTGCGGCGCTACGACATCTACTCCCCGCTGGAAAAGCAAAGGTCCTCCATGCCCTTTGACCGGGCCAAGGCCCTGGTCTTGGATATCTTCAAGGAATTTTCTCCCGGCCTGGCCCAGAATGCCCGGCAGATCTTTGAGGCCGGCCACATCGACACCCATCCCCGGCCCGGCAAGGAAGCCGGCGCCTTCTGCGCCATGATCACCCCCAGTACAACCCCCTACATTTTGCTGAACTATACCGGCGACAATTCCTCGGTGATGACCATGGCCCACGAGCTGGGGCACGGGGCCCACGACCTCTACGCCTCGGCCCATTCGGTCACGCCGGCCGAAACCACCCTGCCCCTGGCCGAGACCGCCTCCACCACCGCCGAGATGCTGGTGTTCGAACGTTTGCTGTCCCAGACAAAATCAGACAGGGAAAAGCGGGCCATGCTGCTGGAGAAGATCGGCGACTCTTACGCCACCGTGATGCGCCAGGCCTACTTTGTGAAGTTCGAGATGGCCGCCCACCAACTGCTGCTGCAGGGCGCCAAGGAAAGCCAGCTGTCGGACCTGTACCTCAAGATGCTCAGGGAGCAGTTTGGTTCATCGTTGGACGTGGCCGATGAGTTCCGGCACGAGTGGGCCTACATCGCCCATATCTTCAAGACCCCCTTCTACTGTTACGCCTATAATTTCGGGGAACTGCTATCCATGGCCCTTTACGCCCGGTACAAGAAGGAAGGCCGCTCCTTCGTGCCCAAGATCGAGAAGATCCTGTCCTACGGCGGATCGCAGAGCCCGGAGCTGATCCTGGAACAGGTGGGGATAGACATGTGCTCGGCCTCGTTCTGGCAGGGAAGCTATGACGTGGTCCGGGGCTGGCTGGAAGAGCTTAAAAGATTGAGCAAATAG